The Verrucomicrobiota bacterium nucleotide sequence CGCGCCTGTTCGACGACATCCCGTCCGCCATCTGCGATTGCAGCATCCGCATCGCCACGACGCACCGCTCGGGCCGGCGCCGCCAGGTGACCAAGACGCTGCGTGAATATGCCGCCGAGGCCGCCGCGCTGGCCGACGGCACGCGCCTCGCGCTCGTCTTCGGCAACGAGGAGCATGGGCTGTCGAACGACGAGCTGGCGCTGTGCGACATCGCGCTCACCGTGCCGCAGGCGGTCGACTACCCGTCGCTCAATCTTGCGCAGGCCGTCGTCGCCGTCTGCACGGCGCTCTATGGCGAGATCGTCGCGTCGAAGGAGAACCGCACACCGAGACTCGCCACGCCCACCGAGACCAACGACCTCTACGAGCGCATGGAGAGCGCGCTGCGCTGCCTCGGCTACCGCGACGTGCCCGACCGCAACCTGCTCAGCTCTGCCCTGCGCACGATCAAGCGTCTGTTTGCCCGCGCCGCGCTCCGCTCCGGCGAAGCCCGCTCGCTCCACGGCGTCTTCCGCCGTGTCGAGATTCTGGCGGAGAAGAAGGGCTTGGATGATGGCGATGAGGACGTACCGGACACATCGGTTTGACGTGGACTACCACGCGGCTGTGGCGATCCGGGAGGAACTGCGCCGCGAGGTGGTGCGGAGCGCTGAACGGCGTTCGGCTTGTGGCCGGAGCGGATGTGTCGTACGCGAAGCGGGCCGTGACGATGTATACGGCGGTGGTCGTGGTGGTCGAGTGGCCGTTGGGTGGGGTGGTCGAGGAAATGACGGCTGAGCGGGCGGCGGAGGTTCCGTGCATTCCGGGGCTGTTGAGCTTCGGCGAGATGCCGGCGCTCTCTCGCGCGTTTGAGAAGCTGCGGACGAGGCCCGATGCGATCATCTGTGATGGCCATGGGGTCGCGCATCCGCGCGGGTTCGGGCTCGCGTCGCACCTCGGCGTGCTGCTCGACGTGCCGACCGTCGGATGCGCGAAGAGCCACCTCGTCGGCGAGCACGCCGAGCCGCGGCCGGAGAAGGGCGCGCAGACGCCGCTCACGTTCGATGGCAAGACCATCGGCGCCGCCGTCCGCACGCGTGCGAACGTCAAGGGGAGTGCGGCGTCGAGCAGGCGGCCTTCGACCCGTCGTCCGCGCGCGCACGAACGTCAAGCCCGTCTATGCGTCCGTTGGCCA carries:
- a CDS encoding TrmJ/YjtD family RNA methyltransferase, producing MKIDDVVIVLVRPKVPGNIGSAARGMKVMGLSELRLVQPEADHLADDTRWLAYGSEDVLERARLFDDIPSAICDCSIRIATTHRSGRRRQVTKTLREYAAEAAALADGTRLALVFGNEEHGLSNDELALCDIALTVPQAVDYPSLNLAQAVVAVCTALYGEIVASKENRTPRLATPTETNDLYERMESALRCLGYRDVPDRNLLSSALRTIKRLFARAALRSGEARSLHGVFRRVEILAEKKGLDDGDEDVPDTSV